GATGAAGAAGTATATAAAGCACCTACCAAGATTAAACTTACGGATCAGGGCCTTGTAGCTTACAGCGCAATATGTACGCATCTCGGATGTACTGTTTCCTGGGTAGAAAATCAGAAATCACCCGACACCTCGTACACGGAATGCTTCTGTCATAACAGCATATTCGATCCCACAAGAGGTGCAAAGGTTTTAGGTGGCCCGGCACCAATTCCTCTCGCTCAGATCGGTATTAAAGTAAGAGACGACGGAACACTTGTCTTTACAAGCGATTTTACGGGGCCTATCGGGCCACAAGTATAAGGAGGCGAGGTTAAATAAGATGATCTTTAAATGGTTTGATGAACGACTGGAACTCGGAAAATTCAAGGATAAATTTCTAAGCAAGACATTCCCGACTCATCCCACATTTTTAATCGGGGAGATAGCTTTGTTTTCTTTCATTACACTTGTTGTCACGGGAATCTTCCTCGGATTTCTTTATGAGCCTTCAACCAAGCTGGTCTCCCTGTTCGGTGCAATGGTTCCGTCAGCCTATGCGAGCGTTGTAAGGATAGACCTCCTCCCCATGGGCATGATTATAAGACGGATACACCACTGGTCGGCAATGATAATGATAGCCGCTGTTCTTGCCCATCTTATGAGGGTTTATTTTACTTCGTCATACAGGAAGCCGAGGGAGATTAACTGGCTTATCGGACTCAGTCTCTGGAGTATATCAATGGGTGCGGCATTTACCGGTTATTTACTGCCGTACAGTAAATTCTCAGTGACGGCTACATCCATAGCCTATTACATGGCAAAGTCGGTGCCATGGATGGGAGACTGGATTTCAAGCCTGTTGTTTGCAGGCAATTTCCCTTCAACCGGTACTGTACCGCGGTTTTTCTTTATGCATGTCATGTTAATCCCTACAATGCTTATAGGCCTCATCGCCCTGCATATGATAATACTGGTTAAACAGAAGCACACTGAACCGATGTCAAATAAAAACAAAAAGGCGGCAGCGGGAGGCAAGAGGCTTATCGGCATTCCAATCTGGCCGGAGCAGGCGGTCATCAGTATCTCCTTCTATTTCTTTCTATTGTTCATAATTACCCTGATCGCCACATATATCCCTTTGAACCCGATAGAAACCTATGGCCCGCCTTCGCCGGGAACGCCTGTCATGCGGCCCGACTGGTATTTTCTTATCGTATACGGTATCCTGAAGTTAATACCGGGCGACCTGTCATTTTCTATCCTTGGAGGTAAGTTTACACCGGAGACCATCGGCGGGGTTATCTTTCCGACGCTTTCGATCCTTGTGTTTGCGCTGATACCTTTTTTCGACAGGGTAAAGGAACCTCAGAACTATATTGAAAATCCCCTGCACAGGCCTTTTATGACATCATTCGGGATCGGTGGCGGGATCTTCCTCTGCATGCTCGTAGTTG
This bacterium BMS3Abin08 DNA region includes the following protein-coding sequences:
- the qcrB gene encoding menaquinol-cytochrome c reductase cytochrome b subunit, which codes for MIFKWFDERLELGKFKDKFLSKTFPTHPTFLIGEIALFSFITLVVTGIFLGFLYEPSTKLVSLFGAMVPSAYASVVRIDLLPMGMIIRRIHHWSAMIMIAAVLAHLMRVYFTSSYRKPREINWLIGLSLWSISMGAAFTGYLLPYSKFSVTATSIAYYMAKSVPWMGDWISSLLFAGNFPSTGTVPRFFFMHVMLIPTMLIGLIALHMIILVKQKHTEPMSNKNKKAAAGGKRLIGIPIWPEQAVISISFYFFLLFIITLIATYIPLNPIETYGPPSPGTPVMRPDWYFLIVYGILKLIPGDLSFSILGGKFTPETIGGVIFPTLSILVFALIPFFDRVKEPQNYIENPLHRPFMTSFGIGGGIFLCMLVVAGYIDVLHITPQKMIVYTILASLAAWAVSYTLLRLYNKKRKGGNSVKA